Proteins encoded together in one Vigna angularis cultivar LongXiaoDou No.4 chromosome 5, ASM1680809v1, whole genome shotgun sequence window:
- the LOC108339919 gene encoding proline-rich protein 4 isoform X3, protein MRKLLCFFFPLLLLLNLASVLSTTQISGNEVKENGMVVNEDLEKVNPEGHDDEESKFKGLFPKPIPFAKPIPKPVPLIKPIPIPLYKKPTPKPIPSEEAKFKGIFPKPIPKVKPIPKIIPVVKPIPILKPIPKPFVKPIPILKPVPKPFVKPIPNEESKFKGLFPKPIPLGKPIPKPVPLIKPIPIPLYKKPIPKPIPSEEAKFKGIFPKPIPKVKTIPKIIPVVKPVSVPVVKPIPILKPIPKPFVKPIPILKPVPKPFVKPIPILKPVPKPFVKPIPILKPVPKPIVKPIPVLKPVPEPFVKPIPKPIPTIESEEFLKPKPFLKKSIPKLPFDPKFKKPFPPIPTP, encoded by the exons ATGAGAAAACTCTTGTGCTTCTTCTTTCCCTTGTTGCTCCTTCTCAACTTAGCTTCTGTTCTTTCCACCACTCAAATTTCAG GAAATGAAGTGAAAGAGAATGGGATGGTTGTGAATGAAGATTTAGAAAAAGTAAATCCAGAAGGACATGATGATGAAGAATCAAAATTCAAAGGATTGTTTCCTAAACCAATTCCATTTGCTAAACCTATTCCAAAGCCAGTTCCTCTCATTAAACCTATTCCAATTCCATTGTATAAGAAACCAACACCAAAACCGATTCCCAGTGAAGAAGCAAAATTCAAAGGTATTTTCCCAAAACCTATTCCCAAAGTTAAGCCAATACCAAAGATAATTCCTGTTGTTAAGCCAATTCCCATTCTTAAACCTATTCCAAAGCCATTTGTTAAGCCTATTCCTATTCTTAAACCCGTTCCTAAACCATTTGTTAAGCCTATTCCTA ATGAAGAATCAAAGTTCAAAGGATTGTTTCCTAAACCAATTCCATTGGGTAAACCTATTCCAAAGCCAGTTCCTCTCATTAAACCTATTCCAATTCCATTGTATAAGAAACCAATTCCAAAACCAATTCCCAGTGAAGAAGCAAAATTCAAAGGTATTTTCCCAAAACCTATTCCCAAAGTTAAGACAATACCAAAGATAATTCCTGTTGTTAAGCCTGTTTCTGTTCCAGTTGTTAAGCCTATTCCTATTCTTAAACCTATTCCAAAACCATTTGTTAAGCCTATTCCTATTCTTAAACCCGTTCCTAAACCCTTTGTTAAGCCAATTCCTATTCTTAAACCCGTTCCAAAACCATTCGTTAAGCCAATTCCTATTCTTAAACCTGTTCCAAAGCCAATTGTTAAGCCAATTCCTGTTCTTAAACCTGTTCCAGAACCTTTCGTTAAGCCAATTCCTAAGCCTATCCCTACCATTGAGTCAGAGGAATTCTTAAAACCAAAGCCTTTCTTGAAGAAGTCTATTCCTAAACTACCATTTGATCCCAAATTCAAGAAACCATTTCCGCCAATTCCAACTCCATAG
- the LOC108339919 gene encoding proline-rich protein 4 isoform X2 has protein sequence MRKGSILHSALLCFWVPLLLLVTFSYATSSLATTQISGNEVNKNGMVVNDDEESKFKGLFPKPIPLGKPIPKPVPLIKPIPIPLYKKPIPKPIPSEEAKFKGIFPKPIPKVKTIPKIIPVVKPVSVPVVKPIPILKPIPKPFVKPIPILKPVPKPFVKPIPILKPVPKPFVKPIPILKPVPKPIVKPIPVLKPVPEPFVKPIPKPIPTIESEEFLKPKPFLKKSIPKLPFDPKFKKPFPPIPTP, from the exons ATGAGAAAGGGTTCTATTCTGCACTCTGCACTTTTGTGCTTCTGGGTTCCCTTGTTGCTCCTTGTCACCTTCAGTTATGCTACTTCTTCTTTGGCCACAACTCAAATTTCAG GAAATGAAGTGAACAAGAATGGGATGGTTGTGAATGATGATGAAGAATCAAAGTTCAAAGGATTGTTTCCTAAACCAATTCCATTGGGTAAACCTATTCCAAAGCCAGTTCCTCTCATTAAACCTATTCCAATTCCATTGTATAAGAAACCAATTCCAAAACCAATTCCCAGTGAAGAAGCAAAATTCAAAGGTATTTTCCCAAAACCTATTCCCAAAGTTAAGACAATACCAAAGATAATTCCTGTTGTTAAGCCTGTTTCTGTTCCAGTTGTTAAGCCTATTCCTATTCTTAAACCTATTCCAAAACCATTTGTTAAGCCTATTCCTATTCTTAAACCCGTTCCTAAACCCTTTGTTAAGCCAATTCCTATTCTTAAACCCGTTCCAAAACCATTCGTTAAGCCAATTCCTATTCTTAAACCTGTTCCAAAGCCAATTGTTAAGCCAATTCCTGTTCTTAAACCTGTTCCAGAACCTTTCGTTAAGCCAATTCCTAAGCCTATCCCTACCATTGAGTCAGAGGAATTCTTAAAACCAAAGCCTTTCTTGAAGAAGTCTATTCCTAAACTACCATTTGATCCCAAATTCAAGAAACCATTTCCGCCAATTCCAACTCCATAG
- the LOC108339919 gene encoding proline-rich protein 4 isoform X1 — MRKGSILHSALLCFWVPLLLLVTFSYATSSLATTQISGLHITPFQAFIRGNEVNKNGMVVNDDEESKFKGLFPKPIPLGKPIPKPVPLIKPIPIPLYKKPIPKPIPSEEAKFKGIFPKPIPKVKTIPKIIPVVKPVSVPVVKPIPILKPIPKPFVKPIPILKPVPKPFVKPIPILKPVPKPFVKPIPILKPVPKPIVKPIPVLKPVPEPFVKPIPKPIPTIESEEFLKPKPFLKKSIPKLPFDPKFKKPFPPIPTP; from the exons ATGAGAAAGGGTTCTATTCTGCACTCTGCACTTTTGTGCTTCTGGGTTCCCTTGTTGCTCCTTGTCACCTTCAGTTATGCTACTTCTTCTTTGGCCACAACTCAAATTTCAGGTTTACACATTACTCCTTTTCAGGCTTTTATACGAG GAAATGAAGTGAACAAGAATGGGATGGTTGTGAATGATGATGAAGAATCAAAGTTCAAAGGATTGTTTCCTAAACCAATTCCATTGGGTAAACCTATTCCAAAGCCAGTTCCTCTCATTAAACCTATTCCAATTCCATTGTATAAGAAACCAATTCCAAAACCAATTCCCAGTGAAGAAGCAAAATTCAAAGGTATTTTCCCAAAACCTATTCCCAAAGTTAAGACAATACCAAAGATAATTCCTGTTGTTAAGCCTGTTTCTGTTCCAGTTGTTAAGCCTATTCCTATTCTTAAACCTATTCCAAAACCATTTGTTAAGCCTATTCCTATTCTTAAACCCGTTCCTAAACCCTTTGTTAAGCCAATTCCTATTCTTAAACCCGTTCCAAAACCATTCGTTAAGCCAATTCCTATTCTTAAACCTGTTCCAAAGCCAATTGTTAAGCCAATTCCTGTTCTTAAACCTGTTCCAGAACCTTTCGTTAAGCCAATTCCTAAGCCTATCCCTACCATTGAGTCAGAGGAATTCTTAAAACCAAAGCCTTTCTTGAAGAAGTCTATTCCTAAACTACCATTTGATCCCAAATTCAAGAAACCATTTCCGCCAATTCCAACTCCATAG